A region from the Salicibibacter cibarius genome encodes:
- a CDS encoding M23 family metallopeptidase, whose protein sequence is MKDEEKRTSESREEKENPGGQIKQWSKKPWFWPAVYLTVCAVLLGSFFAFQGGDTEFAEESDDSEGIGFESDQEEEALPVGAEAEEMQLPVVDEDVVDVVGYFYDHDASAEEQEAALVYYNQIYYQNKGIDLAHPDNESFEVAASLSGEVVKAEQDSLLGNVVELRHEDEIVTAYHSLEDLDVEEGDVVAKGDVIGTAGENTYNRDAGVHVHFEVRQDGVAFNPEDMLHQTISEMTFDEEEGLDAATDPSEGDRDDEEDDPAEEDPPSAESDDDEGDDEEDDSDNDEEQ, encoded by the coding sequence ATGAAAGATGAGGAGAAAAGAACCTCTGAATCCCGGGAAGAAAAAGAAAATCCGGGGGGTCAAATAAAACAATGGTCGAAAAAACCTTGGTTCTGGCCTGCGGTTTATTTGACAGTCTGTGCGGTGTTGCTCGGTTCCTTTTTCGCGTTCCAAGGCGGAGATACAGAGTTTGCGGAGGAAAGCGATGATAGTGAAGGGATCGGCTTTGAAAGCGATCAGGAAGAAGAAGCCTTACCGGTTGGTGCCGAAGCCGAAGAAATGCAACTACCCGTAGTTGATGAAGACGTCGTTGATGTTGTCGGTTATTTCTATGACCATGATGCTTCTGCCGAAGAACAGGAAGCTGCACTCGTTTACTACAACCAGATTTACTATCAAAACAAAGGCATTGATCTAGCACATCCGGATAACGAATCGTTTGAAGTTGCCGCATCGCTCAGTGGTGAAGTCGTAAAAGCAGAACAAGATTCATTGCTGGGGAATGTCGTAGAACTTCGTCACGAAGATGAAATCGTGACCGCCTATCATAGTTTGGAGGACTTGGACGTTGAAGAAGGTGATGTCGTTGCAAAAGGAGACGTCATCGGCACAGCCGGAGAAAATACGTATAACCGTGATGCCGGTGTTCACGTTCACTTTGAAGTCCGTCAAGACGGTGTCGCGTTCAATCCGGAAGATATGTTGCATCAAACCATTTCGGAAATGACATTCGATGAGGAAGAAGGACTCGATGCAGCGACGGATCCATCAGAAGGGGACCGTGATGACGAGGAAGATGACCCTGCGGAAGAAGATCCTCCTTCTGCTGAATCAGACGACGATGAAGGCGACGACGAAGAGGACGACTCGGACAACGACGAAGAACAATAG
- the spoIID gene encoding stage II sporulation protein D, with protein sequence MRISKLQGRATPLKKMAAAILMFTGSLIVLPALLVLLFSGSEGEEATSSETMEDTAPDASGEQESDPESEVVVPVYRDAQDTVDHVELEEYVAGVVSAEMPSDFEMEALKAQALVARTFIAQQMEFAEGADLPGDAIVSDTTAHQVYKSSEELEQEWGADAEETKEKITEAVEATAGEIITYEDTPITASFFSTSNGYTENAEDYWEASVPYLQSVESPWDVDSPRYANTISYTVEEVEQQLGVEIPEGEDLSANKEKTEGDRVETVTIGDTSFQGREIREALDLDSSDFEWQLDGDEIVIHTKGWGHGVGMSQYGADGMAQEGMNYREIVDHYYHDVEISEDQAHTEAFVHHQEEEEKES encoded by the coding sequence TTGCGGATCTCGAAATTACAGGGAAGGGCTACGCCGTTAAAAAAAATGGCAGCAGCGATCTTAATGTTTACAGGCAGTCTCATCGTCCTTCCCGCTTTATTAGTGCTTCTTTTTTCCGGTTCGGAAGGGGAGGAGGCTACTTCCTCTGAGACAATGGAGGATACTGCTCCGGATGCCTCCGGGGAACAGGAAAGCGATCCTGAAAGTGAAGTAGTTGTCCCCGTATATCGTGATGCCCAAGATACAGTCGATCATGTAGAATTGGAAGAATATGTTGCAGGTGTTGTCTCCGCGGAAATGCCGTCGGATTTTGAAATGGAAGCACTAAAAGCACAGGCATTGGTGGCTCGCACCTTTATTGCACAACAAATGGAGTTTGCCGAAGGTGCCGATTTGCCGGGAGACGCGATTGTTTCTGATACGACAGCCCATCAAGTATATAAAAGCTCGGAAGAATTGGAGCAAGAATGGGGAGCAGACGCTGAAGAAACAAAAGAAAAAATTACGGAAGCCGTTGAGGCGACCGCCGGTGAAATTATTACCTATGAAGACACGCCGATTACGGCTTCCTTTTTCTCGACGAGCAATGGGTATACCGAAAACGCGGAGGATTATTGGGAAGCCTCGGTGCCATACTTGCAAAGTGTCGAAAGCCCCTGGGATGTGGATTCCCCGCGCTACGCAAATACGATCAGTTATACCGTCGAAGAAGTTGAACAACAGTTGGGGGTTGAGATTCCCGAGGGGGAAGATTTAAGCGCTAATAAAGAAAAAACAGAAGGGGACCGGGTCGAAACGGTCACCATTGGCGACACGTCGTTTCAAGGAAGAGAAATTCGCGAGGCGCTTGATCTCGATTCCAGTGATTTCGAATGGCAACTCGACGGCGATGAAATCGTTATTCATACAAAAGGTTGGGGGCACGGTGTCGGTATGAGCCAATACGGGGCTGATGGCATGGCGCAAGAAGGCATGAATTATCGTGAAATCGTCGATCACTATTATCACGACGTAGAAATCAGCGAAGACCAGGCCCATACGGAAGCTTTTGTCCATCATCAAGAAGAGGAAGAAAAAGAATCATAG
- the panF gene encoding sodium/pantothenate symporter: MNWETIIPLLFFIAVVFLIGFWASKHVFNKSNFMQEYFLGSRELGGLILAMTMIATYGSASSFIGGPGAAYHEGLGWVLLSMSQVATGYFVLMILGKKFAIMARKYDAVTLVDFFKKRYNSTLVVIISAGSIIVFIFSAMAAQWVGGARLIEVVTGLSYTSALFIFAVAVLIYVIIGGFRAIAVTDAVQGLIMFFGTLVLLVATIIAGGGMGNIMSSLAAENERLISPFGAEGDLTALYVSSFWILVGVGVVGLPQIAVRAMSYKDSRSMHRALIIGTVVVAFMMFGMHLAGTLARPIIPGLEVADNVMPTLAMTVLPAWLAGIVLAAPLAAIMSTVDALLLMVSSAVVKDVYYNYINPNATVKKIRRVSIGVTAFLGITVVLFALSPPEFLITLNLFAFGGLEAAFVWPLVLGLYWAKGNRYGALASMILGIGSYIVIYIFIGEPLGQMGPFGMHSVVVPVVLSLIGYVLASMATQNKGSETVAA; encoded by the coding sequence ATGAATTGGGAGACCATTATTCCACTGCTCTTTTTCATTGCTGTCGTTTTCCTGATCGGGTTTTGGGCTTCCAAACACGTGTTTAACAAAAGCAATTTTATGCAGGAATATTTTCTTGGCAGCCGTGAACTAGGCGGCTTGATTTTGGCGATGACGATGATTGCTACATACGGAAGCGCGAGCAGTTTTATCGGTGGGCCCGGCGCCGCTTATCATGAAGGGCTTGGCTGGGTGCTTCTTTCCATGTCGCAAGTGGCAACAGGTTATTTTGTCCTTATGATCTTGGGGAAAAAATTTGCTATTATGGCTCGTAAATACGATGCCGTCACTCTGGTTGATTTTTTTAAAAAAAGATATAATAGTACGCTCGTTGTAATCATAAGCGCCGGGAGCATTATCGTTTTCATCTTTTCGGCCATGGCAGCGCAATGGGTGGGCGGCGCACGGCTCATTGAAGTCGTGACCGGATTGTCTTATACATCGGCCCTGTTTATTTTTGCCGTTGCTGTTCTTATCTATGTTATTATCGGCGGATTTCGGGCAATTGCGGTTACCGATGCCGTGCAAGGGTTGATCATGTTCTTCGGGACCCTCGTCCTGCTTGTGGCCACGATTATTGCCGGCGGGGGGATGGGTAATATCATGAGCAGCCTTGCCGCCGAAAACGAACGCCTGATTTCTCCGTTCGGTGCCGAAGGTGATTTGACAGCCCTTTATGTTTCTTCCTTTTGGATTCTTGTCGGTGTCGGTGTTGTCGGTTTGCCGCAAATCGCTGTTCGCGCCATGTCCTACAAAGATTCCCGCTCCATGCACCGGGCCTTGATTATTGGAACAGTTGTCGTTGCGTTCATGATGTTCGGCATGCACTTGGCCGGAACGCTGGCTAGGCCAATCATCCCCGGGCTAGAGGTTGCCGATAACGTTATGCCTACACTGGCGATGACTGTTTTACCCGCGTGGTTGGCAGGCATTGTTCTGGCCGCGCCGTTGGCTGCGATCATGTCTACCGTCGATGCGCTTCTTTTGATGGTTAGTTCTGCTGTCGTAAAAGATGTGTATTACAACTACATTAATCCAAACGCTACGGTAAAAAAAATCAGGAGAGTTAGCATCGGCGTGACTGCATTTTTGGGGATAACGGTCGTTCTTTTTGCCCTCAGTCCACCGGAATTTTTAATCACGTTGAATTTATTTGCATTTGGCGGTTTGGAAGCTGCTTTCGTCTGGCCGCTTGTGTTGGGTTTGTATTGGGCAAAAGGAAACCGTTATGGCGCGTTGGCGTCGATGATTCTTGGGATTGGATCCTACATTGTCATCTATATTTTCATCGGAGAACCATTGGGGCAAATGGGGCCATTCGGGATGCATTCGGTCGTTGTTCCCGTTGTACTCTCATTGATTGGTTATGTCCTTGCAAGTATGGCTACGCAAAACAAAGGATCGGAGACAGTAGCTGCATAA
- a CDS encoding YhdT family protein, with the protein MNGKNYYDPRFKVANREALIGVGLACFNFVWWYAFAYGLGSQPIADYDFILGMPAWFFYSCLIGSVIMIILVAVMVKLFFKEVALDDEGDDAS; encoded by the coding sequence GTGAACGGAAAAAATTATTATGACCCGCGCTTTAAAGTAGCCAATCGCGAAGCGCTTATCGGCGTTGGTCTCGCGTGTTTTAATTTTGTCTGGTGGTATGCGTTTGCTTACGGTTTGGGTTCCCAACCGATTGCGGATTACGATTTTATCTTGGGGATGCCGGCTTGGTTTTTTTATAGCTGTTTGATTGGATCAGTGATTATGATTATTCTCGTCGCCGTGATGGTGAAGCTGTTTTTCAAAGAAGTGGCGCTTGATGACGAGGGGGATGATGCTTCATGA
- the murA gene encoding UDP-N-acetylglucosamine 1-carboxyvinyltransferase — protein MEEKIIVRGGKKLKGTVRTEGAKNAVLPVLAASLLAEKGTSTIYDVPPLADVYTMKNVLNHLQMDVSYEDGVFKANAERNTLRPNAPFEYVRKMRASFLVMGPLLARTGRANVALPGGCAIGSRPIDQHLKGFEAMGAKVEIGQGYIEARVEDRLKGAKIYLDFPSVGATENIMMAAAMAEGTTIIENVAEEPEIVCLANYLNAMGGIVRGAGTDTIRIDGVDHMEAADHTIIPDRVEAGTFMVAAAITGGDVFVEGALIEHLRPLVAKMREMGVIIEEKDHGMRIIGPDILRPVDIKTLPHPGFPTDMQAQFMTLLTQAKGTGVVTETVFENRFMHVEEFRRMNASIKIEDRSAIVTGPTRLTGGEVSATDLRAAAALVIAGLVSEGETTLMELRHIDRGYVDFHEKLQQLGAKVERVPIEDETDAVDTAPVEMNNEAIH, from the coding sequence TTGGAAGAAAAAATTATTGTTCGAGGAGGAAAGAAGCTAAAAGGGACAGTGCGAACGGAAGGTGCGAAAAATGCTGTTCTCCCTGTACTTGCGGCTTCATTGTTGGCCGAAAAAGGAACCAGCACCATCTATGATGTGCCTCCTTTAGCAGATGTATACACGATGAAAAATGTATTGAATCACTTGCAAATGGATGTATCATATGAAGACGGTGTTTTTAAAGCGAATGCGGAGCGAAATACGTTACGCCCGAATGCCCCGTTTGAGTATGTCCGAAAAATGCGTGCGTCATTCCTGGTCATGGGTCCGTTGCTTGCGCGCACCGGACGCGCAAATGTTGCGCTCCCCGGTGGGTGTGCGATCGGATCACGGCCGATTGATCAGCATTTAAAAGGTTTTGAAGCCATGGGCGCAAAAGTGGAAATCGGTCAAGGCTATATTGAAGCCCGTGTGGAAGATCGTTTAAAAGGGGCAAAAATCTACCTTGATTTCCCGAGTGTGGGTGCAACGGAAAATATTATGATGGCTGCAGCCATGGCCGAAGGAACGACGATTATTGAAAATGTGGCTGAAGAGCCCGAAATCGTGTGTCTCGCCAATTACTTGAACGCCATGGGCGGCATTGTTCGTGGTGCCGGAACAGACACGATTCGCATCGACGGGGTTGATCACATGGAAGCTGCTGATCACACCATCATTCCCGATCGAGTAGAAGCCGGTACATTTATGGTAGCGGCAGCCATTACAGGCGGAGATGTGTTTGTGGAAGGCGCGCTTATCGAACATTTGCGTCCGCTCGTCGCAAAAATGCGCGAGATGGGTGTTATTATTGAAGAAAAGGACCACGGCATGCGCATCATCGGTCCGGATATTTTACGGCCGGTGGATATTAAAACCTTGCCGCATCCTGGCTTCCCGACAGATATGCAGGCACAGTTTATGACTTTGCTTACGCAAGCAAAAGGAACTGGCGTCGTCACCGAAACGGTTTTTGAAAATCGATTCATGCACGTGGAAGAATTTCGGCGAATGAACGCATCCATTAAAATTGAGGACCGTTCAGCCATCGTCACGGGGCCTACTCGCCTGACGGGCGGAGAAGTTTCCGCAACGGATCTACGGGCAGCCGCGGCCCTTGTCATTGCCGGGCTCGTTTCCGAAGGAGAGACGACGTTAATGGAACTTCGCCATATTGACCGCGGGTATGTCGACTTTCACGAGAAATTGCAACAACTGGGAGCCAAAGTTGAACGTGTCCCCATCGAGGATGAAACGGATGCCGTTGACACAGCACCGGTAGAAATGAACAATGAAGCCATTCACTAA
- a CDS encoding DUF1146 family protein, which yields MPGEIEFGQQALLHIFFNLFVLVIVWWSLQAFKFDVLVRHPQGAKGTMLFFLVAISITHLVSSFFLDYLNQALNLRYFF from the coding sequence ATGCCGGGTGAAATTGAATTCGGACAACAAGCTTTGCTACATATTTTCTTTAACCTGTTCGTGTTGGTTATCGTTTGGTGGAGCTTACAGGCGTTTAAATTTGATGTCCTTGTTCGTCATCCGCAAGGGGCAAAAGGAACCATGCTTTTTTTTCTGGTGGCTATTTCGATCACCCATTTAGTTAGCAGCTTTTTCCTTGATTACTTAAACCAGGCGTTAAATCTTCGTTATTTTTTCTAA
- a CDS encoding F0F1 ATP synthase subunit epsilon codes for MKTSVNVVTPNGNVYDNDADIVSAKTESGEIGVLPRHVPLVAPLVTSAVRVKNEGAEDSISVSGGFLEVRPDQVTILAETAELPADIDVDRAQKAKERAENRLNQDDEEIDQKRAQQALLRAEIRLKVAERK; via the coding sequence TTGAAAACGAGTGTGAACGTCGTTACCCCAAACGGGAACGTATATGATAATGATGCCGATATCGTCTCGGCGAAAACTGAATCAGGTGAAATCGGCGTCTTGCCTCGCCATGTTCCTTTAGTTGCGCCGCTTGTGACCAGTGCCGTGCGTGTGAAAAATGAAGGTGCGGAAGATAGCATTTCGGTGAGCGGAGGATTTTTGGAAGTCCGGCCCGATCAAGTCACTATTCTTGCCGAGACAGCGGAACTCCCGGCAGACATTGATGTTGACCGTGCCCAAAAGGCAAAAGAACGAGCGGAAAATCGTCTTAATCAAGACGATGAAGAGATCGATCAAAAACGAGCACAACAAGCATTGTTACGCGCGGAAATCCGCTTAAAAGTAGCGGAGCGCAAATAA
- the atpD gene encoding F0F1 ATP synthase subunit beta, with product MSEGYITQVLGPVIDVHFESGELPELNSALNVYQSDKETPDVTLEVALHLGDNNVRTVVMGASEGLQRGALVRNTGAPISVPVGNATLSRVFNVLGENIDLDEPIGDEVERKPIHREAPEFTELTTGTEVLETGIKVVDLLAPYVRGGKIGLFGGAGVGKTVLIQELINNIAQEHGGISVFAGVGERTREGNDLYYEMKDSGVIEKTAMVFGQMNEPPGARMRVALTGLTMAEHFRDEEGQDVLLFIDNIFRFTQAGQEVSALLGRMPSAVGYQPTLATEMGQLQERITTTKKGSVTSIQAIYVPADDYTDPAPATTFAHLDATTNLERSLSDMGIYPAVDPLDSTSRALAPEIVGEEHYEVAQEVQQTLQKYRELQDIIAILGMDELSEDDKLTVSRARRIQFFLSQNFHVAEQFTGQKGSYVPVKETIRGFREILDGKHDDVPEDAFRLVGPIEDVTKKAEEMA from the coding sequence ATGAGTGAAGGATATATCACCCAAGTGCTGGGGCCGGTCATTGACGTTCACTTTGAGAGCGGTGAGCTTCCTGAATTGAATAGCGCCCTCAACGTATACCAAAGCGATAAAGAAACGCCGGATGTAACGCTCGAAGTTGCTCTTCACTTAGGGGATAATAACGTGCGTACGGTCGTCATGGGTGCGAGTGAAGGCCTACAGCGCGGAGCGCTTGTCCGTAACACGGGTGCACCCATTTCCGTACCGGTCGGTAACGCTACCCTAAGCCGTGTCTTTAATGTTTTAGGGGAAAATATCGATCTGGATGAGCCGATTGGCGACGAAGTGGAACGAAAGCCTATCCACCGTGAAGCTCCGGAGTTTACGGAACTTACAACAGGCACGGAAGTCCTTGAGACCGGCATAAAGGTTGTCGATTTGCTTGCACCTTACGTTAGAGGTGGGAAAATCGGTCTCTTTGGCGGTGCCGGAGTTGGAAAAACCGTATTAATCCAGGAACTAATCAATAACATTGCCCAGGAGCACGGCGGGATTTCCGTTTTTGCCGGCGTTGGTGAACGTACCCGTGAAGGAAATGACCTTTATTATGAAATGAAAGACTCCGGCGTTATTGAAAAAACAGCGATGGTTTTCGGACAAATGAATGAGCCGCCGGGGGCCCGTATGCGTGTGGCGTTGACCGGCCTTACGATGGCTGAGCATTTCCGTGACGAAGAAGGCCAGGACGTTCTTCTTTTCATCGATAATATTTTCCGTTTTACGCAAGCAGGGCAAGAGGTTTCCGCCCTACTCGGACGTATGCCCTCTGCTGTTGGGTATCAGCCAACATTGGCAACGGAAATGGGGCAACTTCAAGAACGGATCACGACGACGAAAAAAGGATCCGTTACATCGATCCAAGCGATTTATGTCCCTGCCGATGACTATACGGATCCGGCACCGGCAACAACGTTTGCCCACCTGGATGCAACGACAAACCTCGAGCGTAGCCTCTCGGATATGGGGATCTACCCTGCCGTGGACCCATTGGATTCAACGTCCAGAGCACTTGCTCCGGAAATCGTCGGGGAAGAGCATTACGAAGTGGCGCAAGAAGTGCAGCAAACCTTGCAAAAATATCGTGAACTTCAAGACATCATCGCGATACTCGGGATGGACGAGTTATCCGAAGATGATAAGTTGACCGTGTCCCGCGCACGCCGCATTCAGTTTTTCCTTTCCCAGAATTTCCACGTGGCCGAACAATTTACTGGTCAAAAGGGATCGTACGTGCCGGTGAAAGAAACCATCCGTGGCTTTAGGGAAATTCTTGACGGAAAACATGACGATGTTCCGGAAGACGCTTTCCGCCTTGTCGGCCCGATTGAAGATGTGACGAAAAAAGCGGAAGAAATGGCCTAA
- the atpG gene encoding ATP synthase F1 subunit gamma — protein sequence MASLREIKNRIGSTKNMKQITGAMQMVAASKQSRAQAKSQAYEPYMNKIQEVVASIAMGDSDASHPMMEQREVKKTGYIVVTSDQGLAGGYNSNLMRSLRQTIAERHQSADEYTVIIIGKIGRDLVKRLQLPTEMEYTGLSDNPSFDEVKTITRKAVGMFEEESIDELYIWYNHFVNTMRQDVTETKLLPLTDLAEQLEETVGATTNYEYEPSENAILERLLPQYSETLIYGALLDAKAAEFAARMTAMKAASDNADNLLDELQLSYNRARQAAITQEINEIVGGASALE from the coding sequence TTGGCTTCACTCCGTGAAATAAAAAATCGAATTGGCTCTACAAAAAATATGAAGCAGATCACGGGCGCGATGCAAATGGTCGCTGCTTCAAAACAATCAAGGGCACAAGCGAAATCGCAAGCCTATGAGCCTTATATGAACAAAATCCAGGAAGTTGTGGCCAGTATCGCCATGGGCGATTCTGATGCCAGCCACCCGATGATGGAACAGCGTGAGGTTAAAAAAACCGGCTACATCGTTGTCACATCGGATCAAGGATTGGCAGGCGGTTATAACTCCAATCTGATGCGGTCTTTGCGGCAAACAATCGCGGAGCGCCATCAATCTGCGGATGAATACACGGTTATCATTATCGGTAAAATTGGCCGTGACCTCGTGAAACGACTGCAACTTCCGACTGAAATGGAATACACGGGCTTGTCGGATAATCCGTCCTTTGATGAGGTTAAAACGATTACCCGCAAGGCTGTCGGTATGTTTGAAGAGGAGAGCATTGATGAGCTCTACATCTGGTATAACCACTTCGTCAACACGATGCGTCAGGATGTGACGGAGACAAAGCTTTTGCCTTTAACGGACTTAGCCGAGCAACTTGAAGAAACCGTAGGGGCGACGACCAACTATGAATATGAGCCATCGGAAAACGCGATCCTTGAGCGATTGCTCCCTCAGTATTCCGAAACCTTAATTTACGGTGCGTTGCTGGACGCAAAAGCGGCAGAGTTCGCAGCAAGGATGACGGCGATGAAAGCAGCCTCCGACAACGCGGATAACCTCTTGGATGAGCTGCAATTGTCTTACAATCGCGCTCGCCAAGCCGCTATTACACAAGAAATCAATGAAATCGTCGGTGGAGCTTCAGCATTGGAGTAA
- the atpA gene encoding F0F1 ATP synthase subunit alpha codes for MSIKPDEISSLLKDQIEDFQSHVEVSEVGTIIEIGDGIARVYGLSNAMSGELLEFSNGVMGLAQNLEENNVGVVILGPYDDIREGEEVKRTGRIMEVPVGEELLGRVVNPLGQPLDGEGNVATNKTRPIESPAPSVMDRKSVEEPLQTGIKSIDAMVPIGRGQRELIIGDRQTGKTSLAIDTILNQKEEDVICIYVAIGQKKSTVAQLVETFRQKGALDYTIVVAANASDPAPLLYLAPYAGASMGEEFMHNGKHVLVVYDDLTKQASAYRELSLLLRRPPGREAYPGDVFYLHSRLLERAAKLNDEKGGGSLTALPFIETQAGDISAYIPTNVISITDGQIFLESGLFNSGQRPAVNAGASVSRVGGSAQLKAMKKVAGTLRLDLASYRELASFAQFGSELDKSTQAKLNRGERTMELLKQDLNQPLPVEYQVSIIYALVNGFVDDIPVEDVRRFEKELYTHMQQNNKQVLDHIRQKGTLPEKEDFDKAITDFKQIFHPSDE; via the coding sequence ATGAGCATCAAACCTGATGAAATCAGTTCGCTGCTCAAGGATCAGATTGAAGACTTTCAATCGCACGTTGAAGTCAGCGAAGTAGGTACTATTATAGAGATCGGCGACGGGATTGCCCGTGTATATGGCTTAAGCAACGCCATGTCCGGAGAGTTGCTTGAATTCTCAAATGGTGTTATGGGTTTGGCGCAAAACCTTGAAGAAAACAACGTTGGGGTCGTTATCCTCGGACCTTACGATGATATACGCGAAGGAGAAGAGGTAAAGCGTACGGGACGTATCATGGAGGTTCCTGTCGGCGAGGAACTTCTCGGTCGGGTCGTAAATCCGCTTGGACAGCCTTTGGACGGAGAAGGGAATGTGGCGACGAACAAAACACGCCCTATTGAGAGCCCGGCTCCTTCGGTCATGGATCGTAAATCGGTCGAGGAACCATTGCAAACCGGGATTAAATCGATTGACGCGATGGTCCCCATTGGCCGCGGCCAAAGAGAGCTGATCATCGGAGACCGTCAAACCGGGAAAACATCGTTGGCGATCGACACGATATTGAATCAAAAAGAAGAAGATGTTATTTGCATTTACGTCGCTATCGGACAAAAGAAATCGACGGTTGCTCAACTCGTGGAGACATTTCGTCAAAAAGGCGCATTGGACTATACAATTGTTGTCGCGGCAAACGCCTCCGATCCGGCTCCGCTATTGTATTTGGCTCCGTATGCAGGCGCATCCATGGGCGAAGAATTTATGCATAACGGCAAGCATGTCCTCGTCGTCTATGATGACTTGACAAAGCAAGCGTCTGCTTATCGTGAGCTTTCCCTATTGCTGCGCCGGCCACCGGGGCGTGAAGCGTATCCCGGGGATGTTTTCTATTTGCACTCTCGTCTCCTGGAGAGAGCGGCGAAGTTAAATGATGAGAAAGGCGGCGGTTCATTGACCGCGTTGCCGTTTATTGAAACGCAAGCGGGTGATATCTCCGCATATATTCCCACAAACGTTATTTCCATTACCGACGGACAAATTTTCTTGGAGTCCGGGCTATTTAACTCCGGTCAGCGGCCAGCGGTGAACGCCGGGGCGTCCGTATCCCGTGTTGGCGGTTCGGCACAGCTGAAAGCAATGAAAAAAGTCGCTGGTACATTGCGCCTCGATTTGGCGTCTTACCGTGAATTGGCGTCATTTGCCCAATTTGGATCCGAACTGGATAAATCGACCCAAGCCAAGTTAAACCGGGGCGAGCGGACGATGGAATTGTTGAAACAAGACTTAAATCAACCGTTACCCGTTGAATATCAAGTATCCATCATCTACGCACTCGTGAACGGTTTTGTGGATGACATTCCGGTAGAAGATGTTCGCCGTTTTGAAAAAGAACTGTATACGCATATGCAACAAAACAATAAACAAGTGCTCGATCACATTCGCCAGAAGGGTACATTGCCGGAAAAAGAAGACTTCGATAAGGCGATCACAGACTTTAAGCAAATCTTCCACCCTTCTGATGAATAA
- a CDS encoding F0F1 ATP synthase subunit delta, whose translation MSTPAVANRYAKALFELANEKGAVEQINEELHRVQTVFHSVPALYKVMAHPKMSKKDQQALLEKGFSDSHPFIMNMLFVLVDRGRIHIIDSLVDAFQNLTDDAFQISRADVRAVRPLSDKEKEAIAHQFAKKVNNRQVVVTEHQDEELIGGLIVRIGDTVYDGSVQGMLRRMERKIVSTNR comes from the coding sequence ATGAGTACACCGGCAGTAGCAAATCGTTATGCGAAGGCGCTTTTTGAACTGGCGAATGAAAAAGGTGCCGTAGAGCAGATCAATGAAGAACTGCACCGCGTTCAAACCGTTTTTCATTCCGTGCCGGCACTGTATAAAGTTATGGCGCATCCGAAGATGTCAAAGAAAGACCAGCAAGCGTTGCTGGAAAAAGGTTTTTCCGATAGCCATCCTTTCATCATGAATATGCTTTTCGTATTGGTGGATCGCGGGCGTATCCATATCATTGATTCCCTCGTGGATGCATTTCAAAACCTAACGGACGATGCCTTTCAGATTTCGCGAGCAGACGTGCGCGCGGTTCGGCCGCTTTCCGATAAGGAAAAAGAAGCGATTGCACATCAGTTTGCCAAAAAAGTAAACAATCGACAAGTCGTCGTCACGGAACATCAGGACGAAGAGCTGATCGGCGGTTTGATCGTTCGAATCGGAGATACCGTTTATGATGGCAGTGTGCAAGGCATGTTGCGACGAATGGAACGGAAAATCGTCTCTACAAATCGGTAA
- the atpF gene encoding F0F1 ATP synthase subunit B, whose amino-acid sequence MDMMDFIADIQWGNALYQLVIFSLLIWVVSRWALKPLLGVMKKREQQVNDNLDNAEKSRAEAEQYLEQQREELKKAREDTQAMIDNANKMSEQQAKEILDNAKAEGERLKEAAAADINREKEQALESVRDQVASLSVAIATKVIEKELDEDEQEKLIDSYLKEVGNE is encoded by the coding sequence ATGGATATGATGGATTTTATAGCGGATATTCAGTGGGGCAATGCATTGTATCAGTTGGTTATCTTTTCATTGCTCATTTGGGTTGTCAGCCGCTGGGCGTTAAAACCGCTTCTCGGCGTGATGAAAAAACGGGAACAGCAAGTCAACGATAACTTGGATAATGCCGAAAAAAGCCGCGCAGAAGCGGAACAATATCTTGAACAACAACGCGAGGAATTGAAAAAAGCGCGCGAAGATACGCAAGCGATGATTGATAACGCGAATAAAATGAGCGAGCAACAAGCAAAAGAAATTCTCGATAATGCGAAGGCCGAAGGAGAGCGTTTAAAAGAAGCGGCGGCTGCCGATATCAATCGGGAAAAAGAACAAGCGTTGGAATCCGTCCGGGATCAAGTCGCCAGCCTCTCGGTAGCGATTGCTACGAAGGTGATTGAAAAGGAACTGGATGAAGACGAACAAGAGAAGCTCATTGACAGCTATCTAAAAGAAGTTGGTAATGAATGA